The genomic region TGGCCCTGCTACACTGCCAGAAGAGATCTGTTACCAAAATCAGGAGAAGTAGGATCACATAGTTGGACAAACTGCAATGATGGTAGAAAAAGCTAGAAccagaaaaagtaaattatcTTTATTCATACACATGGCAAGGCTTTAAATCACTTTAAGCACAAGTGAtgtttaaaatcagattttaaggATAAAGTCCAGATGTCTCTGAAGTCATAAGGTctcatgtttgttttttccttactgacttcagaagagaaagaagtcCCAGAAAGTAGAAGAGCTTTCAAATAGACAGTAAATTAACTACTGAAGTGGAACAAGGACTAGCCATACATCACAGAAATGACTTGCGCACAGACAGTCTCCATCTAGATTAGAGAAGTGCTCAGCTGAGAAAGCCAAGAGAATTAAAGAATGAAGAGATGGACAAAGACCAGACAGATCCTGAAATAAACTGTAATCAGACATATTTTTTATGTTAGAAATATAGTACAAGATTACCTGGTGTGActtgcacagcagcactgcagctaactgtgctgcagggctgtatGCAGCAGTAGGTGCTGGTCCATGTGACTTTACTCAAACTCTTTTAATCACATTGGAAGTGTGACATATTCTTTCAGTGCCAGAGTTGCTGTGCAAAGGCAATATTGAATTTCACAACATAGTTCATTTCCAGGCAATCCAGTAAATTAATGTTTAATGAACATATGGGGTTTTATCATAAAGAATATTTCTAAGGAATACAAGTTCTTTGATTCAGCTTCTTctttaatgatttatttttgtaatactGAAGTGGAAGGAAATTAACTTTTCACCATTCTCAGGTCTTTATTACAGCAAAGAATCTCTGGGACACAAGGTGCATCCAACATTCAGACCAACTAAACATTTTTTGGGCCAAACAAACAGGTTAGGCcaactttgctttttcctcaCTAGCAGCTCAAACATCCTGTGCTACATTTCACTTCCATCCTTTCTCATATTCCTCTTAGACCCAAATTCTCTAGATGGTGGTCTTGCTTTTCCAGGCCGATTAGGACTGGTGGGCTCTACCTTGTTTCCTGATGACTGCATTAACAGTGCTCAACTCATTCTTTCTACAATACTTCTTTCGAACCTGTGGGGAAAAAGCCAATGTGATAAAACAGCAAATGATCACAGTAGAGGATGAGTGACCTTACAGAACAAATTCTGGCTTTTCTGCAAGCTTCAGAGCCTCGTGCATGCCCGCGGCCGAGAGTTTGCGGTTGATGTTCCTGTAtctgcactgcagcaggttGCGATAGGTTGTCCTCAGGTCCCGGTTGAAGAAGGCATAGATAAAAGGGTTAATGAGGGAGTTTGCATAGCCCAGCCACAGAAATGTTCTCTCCACCCAGAGGGGGATGCAGCTGCACAGTGTACCACAGATGAAGGGCCTTGCAGttgagaggaggaaaaagggcagCCAGCAGATTGTGAAAGCCCCAACAATAATCCCAAGGGTGGTGGCagctttctgttctcttttaaagatggaaatgtttttcttctcatgcTTTAGGAGTCGTGAAAAATTAGTACATTCTTCAGATTCCTTGTGCAGTTTTACAAGTCCATTCACAGAAATCCCTTCTATTTCTTCCAGACgtggaaaaccagaaaacttgTGTTTAGCAGCACTCCTCCTGGCAGCTTTATAAATCTGATAGTACATGAAAAGCATCACTGACATTGGGATATAAAATGCAACTGCTGTGGAGTAGATGGTGTAGCCAAAGTCTTGACTGATGAGGCAAACCTTTTCATCGTTGACGTTCTGGGCCCAGCCGAAGAGCGGGGGTATGGTGATAGAGGCAGACAAAAGCCAGACACACAGGATCATTTTGGCCATACACCTCCCATTCTGCCTTACAGGGTATGTAAGGGGTCTTGTAATTCCCAGGTACCTGGAAGGATAACACAGTGTTACTACAGGGGGCAGGGGTTAACTGTTAAAAGTTATTCAC from Camarhynchus parvulus chromosome 6, STF_HiC, whole genome shotgun sequence harbors:
- the HTR7 gene encoding 5-hydroxytryptamine receptor 7, with protein sequence MVLALNGSHLYGNLRPLALEARALGGGRMIAGSWPPRSLAKLGPSPPPSALPTASPLPANDSQCGEQILSYGSAEKVLIGAVLCLITLLTIAGNCLVVISVCFVKKLRQPSNYLIVSLALADLSVALAVMPFVSVTDLIGGEWIFGRLFCNVFIAMDVMCCTASIMTLCVISIDRYLGITRPLTYPVRQNGRCMAKMILCVWLLSASITIPPLFGWAQNVNDEKVCLISQDFGYTIYSTAVAFYIPMSVMLFMYYQIYKAARRSAAKHKFSGFPRLEEIEGISVNGLVKLHKESEECTNFSRLLKHEKKNISIFKREQKAATTLGIIVGAFTICWLPFFLLSTARPFICGTLCSCIPLWVERTFLWLGYANSLINPFIYAFFNRDLRTTYRNLLQCRYRNINRKLSAAGMHEALKLAEKPEFVL